The Flavobacteriales bacterium genome includes a region encoding these proteins:
- a CDS encoding TlpA family protein disulfide reductase — protein sequence MNKIKPFLFFIAFLFLLGLQNPKKTTPNEITNFLSAIDSVLGSHHSFSYDLQYKIKYCSDDDTTSENSQYAFVSAKSDTLLGATILLKYGDSMALYYNFSNLFSVNHSSQKVTRYPEGNISRIEHRINRGYVNYFLGKKKFADLIDDNVAEMYLSDTSIDNVSFFLLTIHQKDQAPVTDIVSTFLFDSQFNPVYFTFRANLFGGFQYDSWKFTNLKFDQISSNGLADEFQLLTKNYPLTDYQKPSEKEKKPLLTVGEKAPDFWGYVYPDSTPVRLSDKVKEGYVLLDFWYMSCYPCIMAIPHLSDVSDKYKDKGLTVWGVNPYNGDPNDQKKFPKFLDKHRLIYPIVFVDEKLPQEHYGVDGYPTFFLVGKGGTIEYVNVGYGEKSIQMLDSIIDSKLMK from the coding sequence ATGAACAAGATTAAACCCTTCTTATTTTTTATTGCCTTTCTTTTTTTGTTGGGGTTGCAAAATCCAAAAAAGACCACTCCAAACGAGATTACCAACTTTTTGTCAGCGATTGATTCGGTGCTTGGCTCACATCATTCATTTTCGTATGATTTGCAGTATAAAATCAAGTATTGTTCGGATGATGATACAACCTCAGAAAATAGTCAGTATGCATTCGTTTCGGCCAAATCCGACACGCTTTTGGGAGCCACCATTTTATTAAAATATGGTGATTCGATGGCCTTGTATTACAATTTTAGCAATCTGTTTTCTGTCAATCACTCTTCTCAAAAGGTTACCCGATATCCAGAAGGAAATATTTCAAGAATAGAGCATCGTATAAACCGCGGATATGTAAACTATTTTTTAGGTAAAAAGAAATTTGCCGATTTGATTGACGATAATGTTGCAGAAATGTATTTGAGTGATACCTCAATTGATAACGTTTCTTTTTTTCTTCTAACCATTCATCAAAAAGATCAAGCACCAGTTACGGATATTGTATCCACTTTTTTGTTCGACAGTCAATTCAATCCTGTATATTTTACTTTTCGTGCCAATCTGTTTGGTGGTTTTCAATACGATTCGTGGAAATTTACTAACCTAAAATTCGACCAAATTTCATCAAATGGATTAGCAGATGAATTTCAACTTTTAACAAAAAACTACCCGCTTACCGACTACCAAAAACCATCTGAAAAAGAGAAAAAACCTTTGCTCACCGTTGGCGAAAAAGCACCTGATTTTTGGGGTTATGTTTATCCCGACAGCACACCCGTGAGGCTATCTGACAAAGTCAAAGAAGGCTATGTGTTGCTTGATTTTTGGTATATGAGCTGCTATCCATGCATTATGGCAATTCCACATTTAAGCGATGTATCTGACAAATATAAAGACAAGGGTTTAACGGTTTGGGGCGTTAACCCATATAATGGAGACCCAAACGACCAAAAGAAGTTTCCTAAATTTTTAGACAAACACCGATTAATTTATCCAATTGTTTTTGTTGATGAAAAACTCCCACAAGAGCATTATGGCGTTGATGGTTATCCGACTTTTTTTCTTGTTGGAAAAGGTGGAACTATTGAGTATGTCAATGTTGGTTATGGAGAAAAATCTATTCAAATGCTTGATTCCATCATTGATTCTAAATTGATGAAATAA
- a CDS encoding DNA-3-methyladenine glycosylase 2 family protein, which produces MEKPQRKSIVVSNKIDHQSGLMELPYSEIANKLAIADPTMAKIITSVDYHPQPTANIDIYQFLLESIVSQQLSIKVADIIWKRFTDLFPEGNPTAKEIILCADEDLRAVGLSWQKLKYLKNVAHFSLQNTLSFDYLLQKSDDEIIHYLTQISGVGKWTVQMVLMFPLDRPDVFPIDDLGIQTKIKHWYKLTSEKKALKTDMEKLSEAWKPYRSLACKYLWKSNL; this is translated from the coding sequence ATGGAAAAACCTCAACGAAAATCAATTGTGGTTTCCAACAAAATCGACCACCAATCAGGTTTAATGGAGCTGCCTTATTCTGAAATAGCCAACAAATTAGCCATTGCCGACCCGACAATGGCAAAAATTATTACCTCGGTAGATTATCATCCGCAACCCACCGCCAACATTGACATCTATCAGTTTTTGTTGGAAAGCATTGTCTCGCAACAGCTGTCTATAAAAGTTGCCGACATTATCTGGAAACGATTCACCGATTTGTTTCCCGAAGGCAACCCTACGGCTAAAGAGATAATTCTATGTGCCGACGAAGATTTGCGAGCCGTGGGTTTAAGTTGGCAAAAGCTTAAATACCTCAAAAATGTCGCCCACTTTTCGTTGCAAAACACCCTTTCATTCGATTATCTTTTGCAAAAATCGGATGATGAAATCATCCACTATTTAACCCAAATTTCGGGTGTTGGAAAATGGACTGTTCAAATGGTATTGATGTTTCCGCTTGATAGACCTGATGTTTTCCCGATAGACGACCTCGGTATTCAAACCAAAATAAAACACTGGTATAAACTTACTTCAGAAAAAAAAGCGTTAAAAACCGACATGGAAAAACTGAGCGAGGCATGGAAACCATACCGCAGCTTGGCTTGCAAATACCTCTGGAAATCAAATCTTTAA
- a CDS encoding DUF853 family protein, which yields MSKTEQFKAEIEQGYAFKGDSILLGASMLDGQAIDGNQVKAPLKTFNRHGLIAGATGTGKTKTLQNIAERLSEKGVPVLLMDIKGDLSGLAQPGSENPKFDERHAKIGSPWQARKYPVELMTISEQNGVRMRATISEFGPVLLSKILELNDTQSGVVSLVFKYCDDHALPLLDIKDFRKVLQYVSDEGKAEIEKEYGLVSTASVGAIMRNLLAIEEQGADLFFGEKSFEIDDLMRLNDEGMGYINILRLDDIQSKPRLFSTFMLCLLAEIYEKMPEQGDSGQPELVIFIDEAHLIFNEASKALLDQIETIVKLIRSKGIGLFFCTQNPTDVPDAVLSQLGMKVQHALRAFTAKDRKAIKLTAENYPLSDYYKTDELLTQLGIGEAIISVLNEKGIPTPLVHTLLTAPSSRMDVITENEKDEILSKSKLVRKYSETIDRESAYEMLSAKLEKLEEKEENEQKEAGTKTHRRPEKSTFEKIANHSITRTVMREVTRGLLGVLGIKSSRRSKLF from the coding sequence ATGAGCAAGACAGAACAATTTAAAGCTGAAATTGAACAGGGTTATGCCTTTAAAGGCGATAGCATTTTGTTGGGTGCCAGCATGCTTGATGGGCAAGCCATTGACGGCAATCAAGTAAAGGCTCCACTAAAAACGTTTAACCGACATGGTTTAATTGCCGGAGCCACCGGTACCGGAAAAACCAAAACCTTGCAAAACATTGCCGAGCGACTGTCTGAAAAAGGTGTTCCGGTATTGTTAATGGATATTAAGGGCGATTTAAGCGGACTTGCACAACCCGGTAGCGAAAACCCAAAGTTTGACGAACGCCATGCCAAAATTGGAAGCCCATGGCAAGCCAGAAAATACCCTGTGGAATTGATGACCATCAGCGAGCAAAATGGTGTGCGAATGCGTGCCACCATTAGCGAATTTGGCCCAGTGCTACTCTCCAAAATTTTAGAACTGAACGACACGCAAAGCGGAGTAGTTTCGTTGGTGTTTAAATATTGTGATGACCATGCTCTACCATTGCTCGATATCAAAGATTTCAGAAAAGTGCTGCAATATGTGAGCGATGAAGGCAAGGCCGAAATTGAAAAAGAATATGGCCTTGTTAGCACAGCTTCGGTGGGTGCTATCATGCGAAACCTACTGGCCATTGAAGAACAAGGTGCTGATTTATTTTTTGGCGAAAAGAGTTTTGAAATTGACGATTTGATGCGGCTCAACGACGAAGGAATGGGGTATATCAACATTCTTCGGTTGGATGATATTCAAAGCAAACCACGGCTTTTTAGCACATTTATGTTGTGCTTGCTGGCTGAAATTTATGAAAAAATGCCCGAACAAGGCGATAGCGGTCAACCGGAATTGGTTATTTTTATTGACGAAGCACACCTTATTTTTAACGAAGCCAGTAAAGCCCTGCTCGACCAAATTGAAACCATTGTAAAACTGATTCGCTCAAAAGGCATTGGATTATTCTTTTGCACGCAAAACCCAACCGATGTGCCCGATGCAGTGCTGAGTCAATTGGGTATGAAGGTGCAGCATGCTCTTCGGGCTTTTACGGCAAAAGATAGAAAAGCCATCAAACTGACTGCCGAAAACTATCCGTTGAGTGACTATTACAAAACCGACGAATTACTTACCCAATTGGGAATTGGGGAGGCCATAATTTCAGTATTAAACGAAAAAGGTATTCCCACCCCACTGGTACATACATTACTTACTGCTCCGTCGTCTCGCATGGATGTGATAACCGAAAATGAAAAGGATGAGATATTGTCCAAATCTAAATTGGTAAGAAAATACAGCGAAACCATAGACCGAGAAAGTGCTTATGAAATGCTTTCTGCCAAGCTGGAAAAGCTTGAAGAAAAAGAGGAGAACGAGCAAAAAGAGGCCGGAACTAAAACCCATAGAAGACCTGAAAAATCGACGTTTGAGAAAATTGCCAACCATTCCATTACTCGCACCGTAATGAGAGAGGTAACCCGTGGTTTGTTGGGCGTGTTGGGCATCAAATCTTCGCGTAGAAGCAAATTATTTTAG
- the lgt gene encoding prolipoprotein diacylglyceryl transferase — protein MYPQIFSFKTPEFLTGFLPDHITIHSYGFMIALGIMLSFWFMLKRVKKFGIDKDQLSSFFMWAILAGFVGGKLFFFLEDIDKYMAEPGKLLRLAGGGFVFYGSVIFVIPTLIIWLRKHHIPVRPFLDIVAFVGPIAQGFGRVGCFLAGCCHGKVCNNWMGVTFSNPKSLANPLNVPLYPTQLMDIGVNLIIFITLFWLEKRKKFAGQLMLVYMIMYAIGRSINELYRGDEERGFLFNGSLSHSQFIAIVIFVLCSIVWFRWKNLNENQLWFPTKSTTNQV, from the coding sequence ATGTACCCTCAAATTTTTAGTTTTAAAACCCCAGAGTTTTTAACCGGATTTCTGCCCGACCATATTACCATTCATAGTTATGGCTTTATGATTGCCTTGGGCATTATGCTCTCGTTTTGGTTTATGCTAAAACGTGTAAAGAAATTTGGAATAGACAAAGACCAGCTTTCCAGTTTTTTTATGTGGGCTATTTTGGCCGGATTTGTTGGTGGCAAATTGTTTTTCTTTTTAGAAGATATAGACAAATATATGGCCGAACCCGGCAAACTTCTTCGCTTGGCAGGTGGCGGTTTTGTTTTTTATGGTTCGGTTATTTTTGTAATTCCTACACTGATAATCTGGTTGCGAAAACACCACATACCTGTAAGACCATTTTTGGATATAGTAGCCTTTGTTGGCCCTATTGCCCAAGGTTTTGGTCGAGTTGGTTGCTTTTTGGCCGGGTGCTGTCATGGCAAGGTTTGCAACAACTGGATGGGTGTAACCTTTTCAAATCCAAAAAGTCTTGCAAATCCGTTAAACGTGCCGCTTTATCCCACTCAACTGATGGATATTGGCGTAAATCTGATAATTTTTATCACCCTTTTTTGGCTCGAAAAACGCAAGAAATTTGCCGGACAACTGATGTTGGTTTATATGATTATGTATGCCATTGGCCGCTCCATCAACGAGCTTTATCGGGGCGATGAGGAGCGTGGCTTTTTATTCAACGGCTCACTCAGCCATTCGCAGTTTATAGCCATTGTCATTTTTGTTCTCTGCTCCATCGTTTGGTTTCGATGGAAAAACCTCAACGAAAATCAATTGTGGTTTCCAACAAAATCGACCACCAATCAGGTTTAA